In the Brassica napus cultivar Da-Ae chromosome A7, Da-Ae, whole genome shotgun sequence genome, one interval contains:
- the LOC106430313 gene encoding uncharacterized protein LOC106430313: MEVFQWLFKLGREIGKSESFSSNGTAHEAATTLTNRRTRKSSTRGPKHKNQRNYRRIWLWCQKDVAGACFYSTLNLRRLGSLKREHLLRAMAKMKAQVGEEKEVPLTRFDPKKAIKALEPEKHEENKKEKVNSEKTKAKTKATLSRMKELIKWAAAAKSDKAAKFFTPKIMELRNGRKLKTMREANEESKRMSSASISLRWESCESCTTSSSSDHISIVSAPANFDSLGPKPPYQCRSRKGNWITTDSEFVVLEL; encoded by the exons ATGGAG GTCTTTCAATGGCTCTTCAAGTTAGGAAGGGAAATAGGCAAATCAGAGTCATTTTCATCCAATGGTACTGCTCATGAAGCCGCTACAACTCTAACAA ATCGGAGAACAAGAAAGTCATCAACAAGAGGGCCTAAACATAAAAACCAGAGGAATTACAGAAGAATATGGTTATGGTGTCAAAAAGATGTAGCTGGCGCTTGTTTCTATAGCACACTGAATTTAAGAAGACTTGGCAGCTTGAAGAGAGAACATTTGCTTCGTGCCATGGCAAAAATGAAGGCACAAGTAGGAGAAGAAAAGGAAGTGCCACTGACAAGGTTTGATCCGAAAAAGGCTATCAAAGCATTGGAACCGGAGAAacatgaagaaaacaaaaaagagaagGTGAACAGCGAGAAGACCAAAGCTAAAACTAAGGCCACGCTTTCAAGGATGAAGGAGCTTATTAAATGGGCTGCAGCAGCCAAATCCGACAAGGCTGCCAAATTCTTTACCCCTAAG ATAATGGAGTTAAGAAACGGAAGAAAGTTGAAGACAATGAGAGAGGCGAATGAAGAATCAAAAAGAATGAGTAGTGCAAGTATAAGTTTGAGATGGGAGAGTTGTGAGAGTTGCACAACATCCTCTTCCTCTGATCACATCTCCATTGTTTCTGCACCAGCAAACTTCGATTCCTTGGGTCCTAAGCCACCTTATCAATGTCGATCCAGGAAAGGCAACTGGATCACCACTGATTCTGAAT TTGTGGTGTTAGAATTATGA
- the LOC106367684 gene encoding glyoxylate/succinic semialdehyde reductase 1, producing MEIGFLGLGIMGKAMAMNLLKHGFKVTVWNRTLSKCDELVEHGASMGETPAQVIKKCKYTIAMLSDPCAALSVVFDKDGVLEQICEGKGYIDMSTVDAETSLKINQAITGKGGRFVEGPVSGSKKPAEDGQLIILAAGDKSLFDETVPAFDVLGKKSFYLGQVGNGAKMKLVVNMVMGSMMNAFSEGLVLADKSGLSSDTLLDILDLGAMTNPMFKGKGPSMNKSSYPPAFPLKHQQKDMRLALALGDENAVSMPVAAAANEAFKKARSMGLGDLDFSAVIEAVKFSRE from the exons ATGGAGATTGGTTTTCTGGGCTTGGGTATCATGGGAAAGGCCATGGCAATGAATCTGTTGAAACATGGATTCAAAGTTACCGTCTGGAACAGGACACTCTCCaag TGTGATGAACTTGTGGAGCATGGAGCTTCAATGGGTGAGACTCCAGCTCAAGTAATCAAGAAATGCAAATACACTATCGCTATGCTATCTGACCCTTGTGCTGCTCTCTCG GTTGTTTTCGATAAAGATGGTGTTTTAGAGCAAATCTGTGAAGGAAAAGGGTATATCGATATGTCAACAGTTGATGCAGAGACTTCCTTAAAGATCAACCAG GCAATCACTGGGAAAGGCGGTCGGTTTGTAGAAGGTCCTGTTTCAGGTAGCAAGAAGCCGGCAGAAGATGGCCAGCTCATCATACTTGCTGCTGGTGACAAG TCCCTTTTCGATGAAACGGTCCCAGCTTTTGACGTATTGGGGAAGAAGTCTTTTTACTTGGGACAAGTCGGGAACGGAGCTAAGATGAAACTTGTAGTCAACATGGTCATGGGAAG CATGATGAACGCGTTTTCTGAGGGGCTTGTATTAGCTGACAAGAGTGGACTTAGCTCTGACACTCTTCTTGATATTCTG GATCTTGGTGCAATGACAAACCCGATGTTCAAAGGGAAAGGACCTTCGATGAATAAGAGTAGTTACCCACCTGCGTTCCCGTTGAAACATCAGCAGAAGGACATGAGGCTAGCTCTTGCTCTTGGCGATGAAAACGCTGTCTCCATGCCTGTAGCTGCAGCTGCAAATGAG GCTTTTAAGAAGGCGAGAAGCATGGGACTTGGAGATCTGGACTTCTCTGCTGTGATTGAGGCTGTGAAATTCTCCAGGGAATAG
- the LOC106430288 gene encoding F-box/kelch-repeat protein At3g24760-like: protein MSDRNPESSNLNALNTDVTESILSLLPIPSLVRFSTVSKLWRSIITSLPPSPSSSPWLFLFGIHNTSSFHNQSFAFDPLSHSWLRLPFPSLPSLHLVGSDRFLFSTAPRFSFSPILNPHWRPTSPLRFPRINPLLGVFPSSSKLILVGGVGSIGGLVNIDDRSPVQIYDSALDSWELCPPLPDAFRSNAHETLSSALCKRSFYVFDVTSCFISSFSLDTYTWSDVQTLRPPGLLFAFLNSCNDALVLGGMCYSDRGFSFNLWRVDQGSMEFSEIAIMPDALLFGLLVDSEDEDDAHRFTTLKCLGSGNLVYVFNQDAHKKYPACVCDIGVENGKCTWRSLPNLPSPVNKFHKLVTFCSTLSITDVFHSDEAQIGA from the coding sequence atgtcagaCAGGAATCCGGAATCCTCAAACTTGAACGCGCTAAACACGGACGTCACGGAATCAATCCTGTCCCTCCTCCCGATCCCATCGCTCGTCCGCTTCTCCACCGTCTCCAAGCTCTGGCGCTCAATCATCACCTCCCTCCCTCCTTCCCCTTCCTCTTCCCCATGGCTCTTCCTCTTCGGCATCCACAACACCTCCTCCTTCCACAACCAATCCTTCGCCTTCGACCCCCTCTCCCACTCCTGGCTCCGCCTCCCCTTCCCCTCCCTCCCTTCCCTCCACCTCGTCGGCTCCGATCGCTTCCTCTTCTCCACCGCTCCCAGATTCTCCTTCTCCCCCATCCTCAACCCTCACTGGCGTCCCACCTCCCCTCTCCGTTTCCCCCGAATCAACCCCCTCCTCGGCGTCTTCCCCTCCTCCTCCAAGCTCATCCTCGTCGGCGGTGTCGGATCCATCGGCGGCTTAGTCAACATCGACGATCGCTCTCCCGTTCAAATCTACGACTCCGCTCTCGACTCCTGGGAGCTCTGTCCTCCCCTCCCCGACGCTTTCCGATCAAACGCCCACGAAACCCTCAGCTCGGCCCTCTGCAAACGCAGCTTCTACGTCTTCGATGTCACCTCgtgcttcatctcctccttCTCCTTGGATACTTACACGTGGAGCGACGTTCAGACGCTTAGACCCCCCGGCCTCCTCTTCGCCTTCCTCAACTCCTGTAACGACGCCCTTGTCCTCGGCGGAATGTGTTATTCGGATCGCGGCTTCTCCTTTAACCTCTGGAGAGTCGACCAAGGCTCCATGGAGTTCAGCGAGATCGCCATTATGCCTGACGCTTTGTTGTTTGGCTTGTTGGTTGATTCCGAGGATGAGGATGATGCTCACCGCTTCACGACTTTGAAATGCCTTGGCTCTGGGAATCTTGTTTATGTGTTTAACCAAGATGCTCATAAGAAGTATCCTGCTTGTGTTTGTGACATTGGTGTGGAGAATGGCAAGTGTACCTGGAGGAGTCTGCCCAATTTGCCCTCTCCTGTTAATAAGTTTCATAAGCTTGTTACTTTCTGCTCCACTCTATCCATTACCGACGTCTTCCACTCCGATGAGGCTCAGATTGGTGCTTGA
- the LOC106430322 gene encoding uncharacterized protein LOC106430322: protein MAGVKRKLSPESDPNALHKVLDEVSCPVCMDHPHNAVLLLCTSHDKGCRSYICDTSYRHSNCLDRFKKLHSEPPTDPNPEPNSASRANINEPQTTFHRVPGNQVAVRDSESLRRSGVGEETTNLKCPLCRGTVLGFKVVEEVRSYLDMKNRSCSRESCSFTGNYQDLRRHARRIHPTSRPSDTDPTRERAWRRLENQREYGDIVSAIRSAMPGAVVVGDYVIENGDRFPGEREAGNGGGGNSSSDIWTTFVLFQMIGSLENNGGSSGSGSGGGASRSHRSRAWRNTHRRSSSDRRYLWGENLLGLQDEDNDDDDDGEGLRLQNETGDGSNHVPRRRRRFGRPRSSGNHPR, encoded by the coding sequence ATGGCTGGGGTAAAGCGAAAATTAAGTCCCGAGTCAGATCCTAATGCTCTTCACAAAGTACTGGATGAGGTTTCATGTCCTGTCTGCATGGATCACCCTCACAATGCTGTTCTCCTGCTCTGCACCTCTCACGACAAAGGTTGCAGGTCTTACATCTGTGACACCAGTTACCGTCACTCCAATTGCCTCGACAGGTTCAAGAAACTGCACTCCGAACCCCCAACTGATCCCAATCCCGAGCCAAACTCTGCTTCAAGGGCAAACATTAACGAACCTCAAACCACTTTCCACCGCGTGCCTGGAAACCAAGTCGCTGTTAGGGATTCTGAGTCCCTGAGGAGGAGTGGAGTGGGAGAGGAAACCACGAATTTGAAATGTCCTCTTTGCCGTGGTACtgttttaggatttaaggtGGTAGAAGAAGTGAGAAGCTATCTCGACATGAAGAACAGAAGCTGTTCACGAGAGTCTTGCTCATTCACGGGTAACTACCAGGATCTGCGCCGACATGCAAGAAGGATCCACCCAACGTCTCGTCCTTCAGACACTGATCCgacgagagagagagcttggagaCGCCTCGAGAACCAGAGGGAGTATGGAGATATAGTCAGTGCAATACGTTCTGCCATGCCCGGTGCTGTGGTTGTAGGAGACTACGTTATAGAAAACGGAGATAGGTTCCCAGGTGAGAGGGAAGCCGGAAATGGAGGCGGCGGCAACAGCAGCAGCGACATTTGGACTACTTTCGTATTGTTTCAGATGATTGGGTCGCTTGAAAACAACGGAGGGTCTAGTGGTAGTGGCAGTGGCGGTGGTGCATCAAGATCTCACAGGTCGAGGGCGTGGAGGAACACTCATCGTCGTTCTTCTTCAGATAGGCGATATCTTTGGGGGGAGAATCTATTGGGTCTACAAGATGAAgacaatgatgatgatgatgatggtgaaggGTTGCGTTTACAAAACGAAACAGGTGATGGTTCCAATCATGTtccaagaagaagacgaaggtTTGGTCGTCCAAGATCAAGCGGAAACCATCCGCGATAA